In Hyla sarda isolate aHylSar1 chromosome 9, aHylSar1.hap1, whole genome shotgun sequence, the following proteins share a genomic window:
- the LOC130290271 gene encoding uncharacterized protein LOC130290271: MQNPENSTLTVNPQCSYKEEDTLPRSRSRCTTLSRASSQTNLTSVSADASRFKRHSSRHSSTTSLSSASAIATKARAKADATCAMASYAKQEAELMKEQAKSESEALRREAELMKEQAKSESEALRRKAEALRRKAEMQASLHLLQQQKNAAAALAEAEVLTRAAEAQFADIETQMSPLSASQRTREYIQSQATMYTDQQFNDTPRPSLTPPAISNFDTMQHCKTESEPQGRKSSGRMLRDQSANLTRVQTDADVLPPQANTGLDYSRKTYNRGEQSRLSQVPHQPYQPQPYPEFTPRKYSPDAARATEVARFLMRREIVSAGLMKFDDRPENYLAWKSSFLSGTQDLDLTDREKLDLLVKWLGPESTEQAQRIRSVHVHDAAAGLAMVWRRLEHCYGSPEVIEDALLKRIENYPRMTNKDNQKLRGFGDLLLEIEAAKSSGYLPGLSYLDTARGVDPIIEKLPFNLQERWVTQASRYKKEHRVAFPSFAFLAEFIVDQAETRNDPSFAFLNKRTASSPKVEQKHPTPYKERRATVSVRKTEVSPESAVNQEDNTSKKVEEPDKICLIHNKPHPLRKCRSFRSKTLEERKAYLKDNHICFRCCASIQHLAKDCTKTIKCTECNSDKHLSALHPGPSPWKQEVPATQEDHGGEQGESTTPAVTSKCTEICTEQGRPRSCSKICLVKVYPAGFREKAIKMYTVLDEQSNRSLAKTEFFDLFGDKGSPTPYTLKTCSGVVETTGRRANNYIIESLDGKTKVTLPILIECDEIPDDRSEIPTPEVARHHPHLVRIADQIPALDPDAAIILLLGRDILKVHKVREQYNGPHNAPFGQRLDLGWVIFGEVCLDGLHKPEKVNVYRTHLLQNGRTSCLCPCTNSLHIKERLVNPTHHPSIQRCMEDFASTGDTDELGCKVFERTRDDDKLAPSVEDTLFLEIMDREVFRDKSGSWVAPLPFRSPRHRLPDNKVQAEKRFTSLQHMLQRKPNMKKHFQAFMQKIFDNGQAERAPPLQENQEHWYLPIFGVYHPQKPGQKRVVFDSSAKHKGISLNDVLLSGPDLNNTLLGVLIRFRKELIAVTADVQQMFYCFLVREDHRDYLRFLWYTDNDFNKEITEYRMKVHVFGNSPSPAVAIYNLRRAAQQGERHGQEATQFVMKNFYVDDGLASFSNNEEAINVLKSTREMLAESNIRLNKVASNSNRVMEAFPMEDRAKDLKDLDLGTESPPLQRSLGISWDLKTDSFTFRVSREEKPFTKRGVLSTVNSLYDPLGFVAPIIMQGKALLRQITTEQEQSDWDVPLPEEKKMQWKLWKDSLLELEQLNIPRPYVSVSLSATKRREICIFSDASTMAIAYVAYLRVIDTEGQSHVGFLMGKSKLAPRPAHTVPRLELCAAVLAVEMADMITTELDIEIHAMNFYTDSKIVLGYIHNASRRFYTYVANRVTRIRKSTSPEQWHHISTDKNPADHGTRLVPAAALKQTNWFVGPSFLRKPETKETTQVETFELIEPDQDKEVRPQVTVCRTIVTRDSLGTHRFERFSSWKSLTRAIGKLICLARSSCRATNTDQRSNDHLEQAKVTIIRCVQQEVFKEEIQGLLKKEEISQHNSLKDLYAKQLKQVQSLADIFWKRWRQEYLVIFQPCKKWQDDKPNLQVGDVVLLKDSQAHRNEWPIGLIVGTDPSSDARVRKVEVRIVRQGIPKVYARPISEVVLLLSKG; the protein is encoded by the coding sequence ATGCAGAACCCAGAGAACAGCACTCTGACAGTTAACCCTCAATGCTCCTATAAAGAGGAAGACACCTTGCCAAGAAGTAGATCTAGGTGCACAACATTGTCTAGAGCATCCAGTCAAACAAATCTAACTTCGGTTAGCGCCGATGCATCAAGATTTAAACGCCATAGTTCTAGACACTCAAGCACCACCAGCCTGTCATCCGCTAGCGCCATAGCAACTAAGGCAAGAGCAAAAGCAGATGCAACTTGTGCAATGGCGTCCTATGCAAAGcaggaagctgaattgatgaaagaacaagcaaaaagtgaatctgaagcacttagaagagaagctgaattgatgaaagaacaagcaaaaagtgaatctgaagcacttagaagaaaagctgaagcacttagaagaaaagctgaaatgcaagcatctttacacttactgcaacagcagaaaaacgctgcagcagccttagccgaggcagaagttctcacaagggctgctgaagctcagttcgctgacatagaaacccagatgtcacccctcagcgcaagccaacgtacccgtgagtacatacagtcacaagcaaccatgtacactgaccagcagttcaatgacacaccaaggccatcattgactccaccagcaataagcaactttgatactatgcaacactgcaagactgaatcagaacctcagggtaggaagtcaagtggtcgcatgctcagagaccaatctgccaacctgacaagagtgcaaacggatgctgatgtactccctcctcaagcaaatacaggtctggattatagcagaaagacttacaatagaggagaacaaagcagacttagtcaagtacctcatcagccttaccagccgcagccataccctgagtttacacccaggaagtattcaccagatgcagcaagagctacagaggtagcaagattcctgatgcgccgtgagatagtgagcgctggtctcatgaaattcgacgaccgtccagaaaactacttggcctggaagtcatctttcctaagcggtacccaagacttagatctgacagacagagaaaagcttgatctgctcgtcaaatggctaggaccagagtccactgagcaagcccaaagaatcagatcagtacatgttcatgacgcagcagcaggacttgcaatggtgtggaggagactagaacactgctatgggtcacctgaagtgattgaagatgctcttctgaagaggatagaaaactatccaagaatgacaaacaaagacaatcaaaagctgagagggtttggggacctactcttagaaatagaagccgctaagtctagtggatatctgccaggtctctcatacttagatacagcacgtggagttgatcccataatcgagaaacttcctttcaacttgcaggaaaggtgggtcactcaagcatcaagatacaagaaagaacatcgagtcgcatttccatcatttgccttccttgctgaatttatcgtagaccaagctgaaacacgcaatgatccaagctttgctttcctgaacaagagaactgcaagctccccaaaggtagagcaaaaacatccaacgccttacaaagaacgcagagcaacagtttctgtacggaagacagaagtctcgcctgagtctgcagtcaatcaggaagacaacacaagtaagaaagttgaggagccagacaaaatatgtctcatccacaacaagcctcatccactaagaaaatgtcgcagtttcagaagtaagacgttagaagagcgcaaagcttaccttaaagacaatcacatttgtttcagatgttgcgcttcaattcagcatcttgcaaaagactgtacaaaaacaataaaatgcacagagtgcaacagtgacaaacacctgtcagcactgcacccaggaccatcaccatggaaacaagaagttccagcaactcaagaagatcatggtggggagcaaggcgagagtacaacgccagcagtaacctcaaagtgtactgagatctgtacagagcagggccgccccagatcatgttccaagatatgcttagtcaaggtgtatcctgcaggcttcagagaaaaagcaatcaagatgtacacagtcttggatgaacagagtaacagatctctggcaaaaacagagttctttgacctcttcggtgacaaaggaagtccaactccatacaccctgaagacttgttctggagttgtagagacaacagggagaagagcaaacaactacatcattgagtcattagatggaaagacaaaggtgactcttcctatcctcatagaatgtgatgagataccagacgacaggtcagagatccccacacctgaagttgctcgtcatcacccccatctggtgcgaatagcagaccagataccagcactagatccagatgctgcaatcatccttctacttgggagagatatcctcaaagtgcacaaagtcagagaacagtacaatgggccacacaatgcaccatttggacaacgccttgatctcggatgggtcatctttggagaagtatgtctagacggactccacaaaccagaaaaggtaaatgtctacagaacacatctgttacagaatggtcgtacatcttgtctttgcccatgtaccaacagtctacacattaaagagagacttgtaaacccaacacatcatccgagtatccagaggtgcatggaagacttcgcctcaactggagatacagatgaactgggctgtaaggtgtttgaaagaacacgagatgacgacaagctagcaccctcggtggaagatactctcttccttgagatcatggacagagaagtcttcagagacaaatcaggcagctgggtagcccctctacccttccggtcaccacgccatcgccttcctgacaacaaggtacaagcagagaaacgcttcacctcgttgcagcacatgctacaaagaaagccaaatatgaagaaacacttccaagccttcatgcagaagatctttgataacggtcaagctgaaagggcaccaccactacaagagaaccaagaacactggtacttaccaatatttggggtgtaccatcctcagaaaccaggccagaaacgcgtagtatttgactctagtgcgaagcacaaaggcatctcactaaatgatgtccttctcagcggacctgacctgaacaatacactccttggagtactcatcaggttcagaaaagaactcatagcagtgacagcagacgtacaacagatgttctactgtttccttgttcgtgaagatcacagagactacttaaGGTTCCTGTGGTATACAGACAACgactttaacaaagaaatcacagagtacaggatgaaggtacatgtgtttggaaacagcccttctccagctgtagctatctacaacctgagacgagcagcacagcaaggtgaaagacatggtcaagaagccacacagttcgtcatgaagaacttctacgtagatgatggacttgcttctttctccaacaacgaagaagctatcaacgtcctgaaaagtacaagagaaatgttggcagaatccaacataagactgaacaaggtagcttccaacagcaacagagtcatggaagcatttccaatggaagaccgtgctaaagacctcaaagacttggatctaggaacagaatcaccacccttgcaaagaagtcttgggattagttgggacctgaagactgacagtttcaccttcagggtctccagagaagagaagccattcacaaaaagaggtgtcctatctacagtcaacagtctttacgaccccctggggttcgtagcacccatcatcatgcaaggtaaagctcttttgagacagatcactactgagcaagaacaaagtgactgggacgtacctctacctgaagagaagaaaatgcagtggaagttgtggaaagactcattgttagagcttgaacaactcaacatccctagaccatacgtatctgtttccttgtctgctacaaagagaagagaaatatgcatattctctgacgcctccactatggctatcgcatatgtcgcctaccttagagtaatagacactgagggacaaagtcatgtcgggttcctcatgggaaaatctaagctggctcccagaccggctcacactgtcccacgtctagaactttgtgctgctgtcttagctgtagagatggcagacatgattacaacagaactggacatcgagatccatgcaatgaacttttatacagacagcaagattgtgttaggatatattcacaatgcttcaagaagattttatacatacgtggccaacagagtgacacgtatcagaaagtctacaagtccagaacagtggcatcacatcagcacagacaagaacccagctgatcatgggacaagactggtgccagccgctgcgctcaagcaaactaactggtttgtaggtccatcctttcttcgtaaaccagaaaccaaagaaactactcaggtagagacctttgaactcatagaaccagatcaagacaaagagGTAAGACCTCAAGTGACAGTTTGTAGGACTATAGTTACAAGAGACAGTCTGGGCACTCATAGATTTGAAAGGTTTTCCAGCTGGAAGTCGCTGACCCGTGCAATCGGAAAACTTATCTGTCTAGCCAGATCCTCCTGCAGAGCTACCAATACTGATCAGCGTAGCAACGACCACCTTGAACAAGCCAAGGTCACGATCATCAGATGCGTCCAACAGGaagtctttaaagaagaaatccaaggcCTTCTGAAAAAGGAAGAGATTTCTCAACACAATTCACTCAAGGACTTGTACGCCAAGCAATTGAAACAAGTTCAAAGTCTTGCGGACATTTTCTGGAAGAGGTGGAGACAGGAATACCTGGTGATCTTCCAGCCATGCAAGAAATGGCAAGATGACAAACCCAATTTACAAGTTGGAGACGTTGTCTTACTGAAAGACTCTCAGGCCCACAGGAACGAGTGgcctattggactcattgtggggactgatcctagtagtgatgctagagttagaaaggttgaagttaggattgttagacagggcattcccaaagtgtatgcaaggccaatttctgaagtagttttacttctgtccaagggttag